The nucleotide sequence ATGATAATTTCAGTCGCTTCACTTAAAGGTGGTGTCGGTAAAACTACTATTTCAACATTTCTAGCTCAAGCATTTGCAGCCCGCGGTTTTTCAGTTCAATTAATTGACCTTGATCATAACAATAATCTTACAGATTTTTTCCTAAGAGAAATCGATTCAAACGAATTGGAAAGCAGAAGCATTTTTAAAGTTTTACAAGGCTACTTGAGTATAGAAGCCGCAAATTTTACACTTCCTTCGGGAATCAAAATTGTTCCGGCCACTCCAACGCTTTCAAATTTAGATTCAACACTTGGAAGTGATCCTGGTTTAACTTTTAGGTTCAGAGAAGATTTAAGATCATTAGAATCTGATATTATTATTATTGATATCCACAATGCAAAACACTTGGGATTGTATTTAGCTCTCTATGCAAGCGACATTGTTCTTTCTCCATTCACTCTAAATCGATGGACATACCAAGGTTCCATCGACATCCAAACCGAAGTTGAAAAAGCTTCCAAAACAATAAAAGAAAAAATACAATTCATTGGTGTGAGATCAAATCTTACTGATAAAAAATCTCTTGAACTCGATAACGTTACAGATTTGAAAATTGCAAAAACAACAATCCATAGGTCCGAAGCCATCGAGACAGCTAGCTCTATCGCAGAATTTTTGAATCCAAATACAAAGGCTTTCAAGGAATTCCTTTCTCTGTCCGAGGAAATATTTTGAGTAAAAAAGATAAACGACTTCAAGCCTTATCCGGAATACGGCCAGGAGCTGAATCAGATATAAACAAAATTGTTGAGAAAGATATTGATCCAGATATCAGTAAGGCAATAGCTTTACATGAATCAATCGCCATCAATTTAAAAAATGCTGTGAGAACCGCGATTAGTTTAGGTGAACTTCTGGCCGGTAAAAAATCCAACTTACCTCATGGGCAATTCACAAATTGGGTTGAGACCAATCTTCCATTCACTATGCGAACAGCGCAGAGATA is from Leptospira sp. GIMC2001 and encodes:
- a CDS encoding ParA family protein, whose amino-acid sequence is MIISVASLKGGVGKTTISTFLAQAFAARGFSVQLIDLDHNNNLTDFFLREIDSNELESRSIFKVLQGYLSIEAANFTLPSGIKIVPATPTLSNLDSTLGSDPGLTFRFREDLRSLESDIIIIDIHNAKHLGLYLALYASDIVLSPFTLNRWTYQGSIDIQTEVEKASKTIKEKIQFIGVRSNLTDKKSLELDNVTDLKIAKTTIHRSEAIETASSIAEFLNPNTKAFKEFLSLSEEIF
- a CDS encoding DUF3102 domain-containing protein, which gives rise to MSKKDKRLQALSGIRPGAESDINKIVEKDIDPDISKAIALHESIAINLKNAVRTAISLGELLAGKKSNLPHGQFTNWVETNLPFTMRTAQRYMSLYDFREKLNTTGLSLLEDAYKYIADQKEQKELPGESPKLLYQRWKMGGSISKKEREIVKDLLETNYHSTQKKLEKIKSELDSL